In the Sus scrofa isolate TJ Tabasco breed Duroc chromosome 8, Sscrofa11.1, whole genome shotgun sequence genome, TGATAACAACACATGATCTGCTGAAAAGGTTTATTCAAATGAgttatagagaataaactagcaCAGGTAAGAAATAAATTGATAAAGAATATGAACATTTTCATGCAGGTAATTTTGGACAattatgagtatttttttttctagggcatCCATGCACTTCTGACTGTGTTTGGGAACTGGAAAGTACATTCAATCATATTCTGTGGAGACCCTGCTGCAAAGTCTGGTCTATCATGGAAGAATTGTTTTCAAAAACACATCAATTTAattgcaaataaaaacatttaactaACAATTATGTGTAAATAGGGAATAGAGATATTCCCAGGAGGAAGAAGTGACTGTTTTGTCCGAAAGAGTTCTTGCTCTTTAAAAGCAAGTGCACTACTTGTTTAAAAAACTTATAGATCATAACTacttaatactttaaaatgttataaatactTATTCAATAAGAGAAAAGCTACATCAGCCAAATtgaaaaaggtaaatattttgatattcttttttacttcaaggtaattttatttatttaatgatcaagagtcaaaaaataatattaaacaaCTAAAATCATGGATATATGTGGTCCAGAAATGTATTCATTATTAATGATAGCAGTATTTAAGAtggatttctgtctttttgattaaaaagttaatgtttgaagcatttaaaatatatgcatttctaATTTGTCTGTTGTTAATAATGATAATgttaaatttatgatttttaaggaATAACCTATTAAGAGAATATACTCAAAGAAGATGTACTGCATTCAAGTTAAAGATTTTACCatattaataataaagtaaacATTGCCAGTACAGGTAAAATATTTCCATGAGAAGGAATAACCTCTTATTAGCGAACCTTCTTTTCTTGTGGATTTTGTGGAGgatttatttcaaattataatcTCCTGCTAAAGAATATTTGGTTCAACATTTTAGCCCATGTTCTAATATTACTTATGGCACCCAATCAAATAGGATCATAAGCAGGGAAGGTGCTGGATGTAATATTGGACTACtttcttatttattgattttacttTTCCCTAGGAACATTTAATTTTGGCCTGAAATAAAACACTATTCCCAAATATTAttagtattaaaattatttaaatgccaAAGATGTGTTTTATAAGCAATGTGAtctaattcaaaaaattaaaatgagcatTGCTGGAAACTTACAGGgtgttgaaagtaaaaaaaaaaaaaaattggcttttatATTTGTATAGTTATAATAATACTTTCCCCCTTATTGGaaaatatcaattctttttttttggtttaaaattttatttatttttcataggaaaatttctctttattttatttttatttttttacataattttttattttcccactgtacagcaagggggttaggttatccttacatgtatacattacaattacattttttcccccaccctttgttctgttgcaacatgagtatctagacaaagttctccatgctattcagcagaatctccttgtatatctattctaagttgtgtctgataagcccaagctcccgatctctcccattccctccccctcccatcaggcagccacaagtctcttctccaagtccatgattttcttttctgaagacttataactggaatctaatatccagcacaaatgaaaatatcaattctaattgtaatttctaattttaatgtaattcagAAACATCTATGGAATAAAATATTGGGTCAGAGTCTTGTGCTATATTCTTTATAGAGTCATTGCATATAATAAGGGTAGAAAAGATATGTAAATAGTGGGACATTGCATTAGATGTTAGAGGATGGATATTATGTTATATACCATATTGATTGGTAAATAAAATCATGGTAGTGATCAAATAATGTTTGAATTTGAGTTTTGACCAAAAGAAATAAGTCATCTGCATACTCCCTTATCATACCGTAGTTTAAATTAAACTATCTAGGCATCTGACTCATATTGGTATAATTAAAATGAAGATCTAACATGGAACATAATTTAAGCAATTTATTtatcaaattgattttttttctgcagatgAGTTTATAGCTCCTGGTTTCACATCAAATCTCCCAGAATCACAGAACATAAGTGTGACAAATAACTCAGAATTTATTACAGCAAAAGCTCATGTCTTGATccaattataaaagaagaaaatgcagtcaAGAAATGTAAATCCTcagagggaaaataatttgaaaattacagaaacaaatcttactataATGATTGAATTTGTTCTCTTGGGCTTTGCTGATATTCCCCAATTTCACTGGTTTCTGTTTGGGGTTTTCTTAGTCATCTATTTGATTATCCTGTTGGGGAATGGCATCATTATTCTAATAACAAAAGTAGATGCCACTCTTCAgacccccatgtattttttcctcagcATTTTTTCATTCCTAGAAATATGCTATGTATCGGTCACTCTTCCCAGGATGCTCATGGACATTTGGAcccagaaaggaaaaatttctgtttttacctGTGCTACACAAATGTGTTTCTTCCTTATGCTGGCAGGCACAGAATGTTTCCTTCtggctgtgatggcctatgaccgctatgtggccatttgtAACCCTCTGCACTACCCTCTAGTTATGAATCCCAAGGTCTGTGTCCAGCTGGTGGTTGCTTCCTGGATCAGTGGAGCTCCAGTCCAGATAGGAAATACATACCAGATTTTCTCTCTGCCCTTTTGTGGTTCTAACCAAATCAATCACTTCTTCTGTGATATCCCCCCATTATTGAAGCTGGCTTGTGGAGATATCTTTTACAATGAGATGATGGTCTATATACTCGCTGTATTATTTCTCACTCTTCCTTTTATGTTAATTCTTGGGTTCTATACTAGAATTATCTCCAACATTCTGAAGTTGCCATCAAAAACAGGACAAACCAAAGCCTTTTCAACTTGCTCTTCCCATATCATAGTTGTACTTTTATTCTATGGATCAGCTGCTGTCACCTATTTAAAACCTAAATCCAATCAATATGAAGGAATAGACAAACTGCTCTCTCTTTTCTACACCATTTTGACCCCAATGTTTAATCCTATGGTATACAGTCTGCGGAACAAAGATGTGAGAAAGGCAATAAGAAAATTTCTTCACAAATTATCAGCATTGTGAGAATTTGAAATAacacaaattattattttatgtatttaatttgtaAGGAGTCCTAATTGAAATCTACTTTTCAGTAatgttctccatttttaaataagataatgatgTTATTTCCTTCTAGTAGGACCTTATGTTCTCAGTTATGGCAgttgtgttttacttttaaagatCAGTTTCCCCCTCACTGAAAACTCATGAATAGAGATGTGTAACTAAACCAGATGATGTGATATGCAGTATGTTCTATAATTGAAATTatgtcatttttctattttattcatgtctttctatacactaatatattcttattttaaaaatgaaacatttttagatGTTACAGAGTCATTACTATGTGATTCCcccatagaaaaaaataactaaatccaAAGATATAAAAAGTACTAATACACATGTGTGCAATATAATGTTTATTGCAATACTATTTttctcagcaatgaaaaggaaaatgaatgctcttattgagaaatattttaagaaatactatGCACAATGTAATAGAATTACAGTCATTAAAAACTCATCTTACATATATGCGATAATGGCCCCAATATGTCATTTCTTcttgtatccatttttttgtCATCCTCCCTAGACTGCTCTTGATTATCCATGTGATAATCTTTGGCCAAGAGAACATCAATAATCATGACCAGCACTTCGGCATTCGTGCCATAACAATCCAAATCATTCCATCACTGTGTCAAAAATTTCAGTCTAGACTCCTGATGATgaaagagcacatgaaaagaagccaCAGTtcatatataaattacataaagtTGGAATAAAATTTCAACAGATTTACAACGTGCTAAAGTGGTTTTGGATCTATTGTGAGATATTCTCTACTAGTGCTTTAAATCGTATATTTTTCGTagactttaaaaatttaccaatCTCTTTGTATTTGGAATATGCATTTTAGTTGTTGTTTTGGAATGCCCATACATGGCAGATTTTCTAATTgctttatatatgaatatttctcTCACAAAGTGAGTCTCTTCTGAAATAAAATCCTCTGCTGAGTACTGTAGATCACAATTTGAAAGGCCTTCAATAATcatacaaagacaaaaatcatgcACAATTTTAGATAttgaaaatggagataaaaatgcaTGACCTAATTTTTTAATCTACAATTCTCAACACAATGGCTTgtgcattcttttaaaagaaaatattaataaatataggAAACtctaccaaatttaaaaaaaaaactcaatacttaaaaaaaaagagagtatgtTCTCTGGCTACCATAGAattcaatttcaattttattttttttatgaggtTTGGGGAATAGTGAAGGGGAAGAGCATGAGAACATTTCAAGGTATGACACAAGTGTTCCTTATCTTGATTGAGGTGACGGTTTCACTGGTATATACTCACACAAATTATGTCAAATTTTTAGTTTCTGATATGCACTTTTTATTATGCTTCAGTTAAATAGTAACAaagtgttaaaattttttaaggatttaaaataaaagcacagaaacTTTCAGTAAAAGAAAGCAGAGATCTATTCCTGTATGTGTTGATCTACCAACGATGTCAAATCTTTCACATGTAGTatcataaaaggggaaatttcaTATTAGAAATAAACTAAAGAAACATTAACTATGATAAATATATGAGTAAAaccatatattttgtttttattttaatttcattttaatacatatgtgtttttaaggcaaatatttttagcattttaatcaTACAACACTAGTTCATAATAGGTATTTCAAGTTGTATTGTTTCAGGATTCTCATACAGAGAGACAGGacactgaggcttttttttttttttttggctaggaagcagcatttattcaTGCCGGCACTGGCTGAGCAGATTCACATTCAAAGGCTGAGCCCCAAATGCAGGTTGGCACTGTCTTATATaccttccattatttttttttccttttacacttTGGTCTCTTTGTGTGCCCCTTAAGATAACATATATTCCATAAATTCTGCTTGGATGGTCTATGTTGCATATGGATATGGTCAAAGTTGCATATGGATACTGATTATGTCTTGCTGCCACAGAGTTATACATGTGCAAACACATGCTGGTTATGCCACGTTGCCTTTTCTTTGTTCTGGGAAGACACTTaccacatttcccccttttgatgcTTGGGCCCCCCTATGAGGTCAAAGAACATCATCTTGGTTTAGGGATTTATATTTCCATAACACCATTACATGTATGGCCATTTTTCTTTCAACCATGGCCTCAATGATGCTGGAGAGACCTTATAAATAGGGGAACTAGACAGGGAAGGATCAGGCAAgccccccaaattaaaaacacaacaccTATGAGGGTTTTGAATCCCATGAAAGTTGAAAACCATCCCCCAAACAAATTTTTGGGGTTCTAGCCTTTTCAGGTTTGGATTGGGACATGAGTGATTTTTCATATTCAATCTGTGATTTTGTCTATGATCTTcccttcacatttatttttaagcagcCATTATTCCTCCTTCAACCCCTCCTTTAGAGGCCAGCAAGTAATCTAAACCTAGGCAGTATTGATTGATGGAATTATGGCACTTGGTTTTCTGCTTGGTTAGTATATTAAGGGCTCTTGCAGTTTCATTAGTTATAATTTCAACAACAGCCTATAACCAGAAGTTCTGGTTTAACACATAGATGGGAGTACAGTATCCATAAGATCCATCCTCTGCCCAAGTGGCTGTACCATAATAATGGAATATATGCTCAGGGGGCCATTCATCACCTTTCCAGTTGCCAATTTGTAGAGCAtgatgttttctctgtgtctcCCAGTCTGCATACTCTTGGACTCCCAAATGATCCTTTCTGACAAGTGGGAgcaagaagacacatggatggatTGACCCCAACACAAAAGATCCTGACCAGTTTGGGGGAAGAACAGTATAGGCTGTTCTCTCACAAATCCAGTATAATCCACCTGAGACCTgccatttgatgttagtgtcaaCTTTGTCCCAGGCCTGTCAGAGATGAGAGAAATTGGACAGGAGGTGAGGATTAGGTTCAAAGTGGTTTGGGGATACCCACCATTGGGATTTCTGGGTGTTTACATTATAGGATCTCTGGCCTAGGCATATCAGGCTCCCAACAGAGGTATTGAATCATTGTTCCCATAAGGCAAGGCAGTTCTTTCATATGAGTGAGGTTTTCAGAAGCCAAATACCGGTGTCAGAATTGGTGTATCCTGCCTCATTATAAGGTTCATGGGGACCTAGCTTTCTGGCCTCCTATGGCTATTGATCTCCCATGTTATTTCCCCTGCATATGTAATAAGAAGAAGCCTTTAGAGTCTGGGCTATAGTCTCTGCCAGGACCAGAAACAGGTTTCTGGTCATGATGGAGATGGGAGGAGGGCTACTTTCTATTtcctcataaaatgaatgaaagtcTTTATGAGTTGGGGCTCAGAGTGGAACTGTGACCCTCGTGAAGCACAGAATAGTTCCTGGATAAATGCCTTGCCTGTAGATGCATATACTGATcttgtggccatttttacacaTAGGATCCTGTGGGTCTAGGCTAGTAAAAATTAATGGGGTTGCAGGGTCCTAATGTACATTTGGGGTTGGCTATACCATGTTGGAGGagtgcttttttgtctttatctttccaaGGGGCCCATGTAACACAGTTCCAATGGTGGCAATAAGAGTAGTCCAGGTCATCACATCTGCCCCATGACTTTTCACACATATATTTGTCATTAAGTCTGTACCCTCTTTCCCAATGTAGTTCCCCACATGGTATAGTATGACATCCTAGTCTGGATGTCATACTATACCATATTTCTACTGTCTACCTAGGAGGTagttcccatttttaattttaaaccaaGTGTTTTCATGTTGTGAGTAGTTAGGGTCCCATTCTGAGAATGGACTAGGGAACAGTGTGTTGGTCAGAACCACTGGTTCCAATATCCCCTTGGAGgcttcaagttttgctttttggtctgCTTTATGGTTTCCCTAAGTGACCATAGCATGTCCTTTTTGATGTCCCTGACAATGTATGACTTCCACTCTTTTAGGGGCCCACACAGCATCTAAGAGTTCAAGGATTTCTTTGCCATACTTTAAGTCTTTTCCTCCTGAGTTGATTGTGCCCTTTCCTTTGTATAAGGCCCCATGTACATGGAGGGTGCTGAAGGCATATTTAGAATCCGTGTATATATTGACATGTATCCCTGCTGCCAATTGGAGGGCTTTGGATTATGCGATGAGTTCTGCCTTCTTTGTAGAAGTTCCTTTTGGCAGGGACTTTGCCTCAATGGTGGACTTCAGGGTCACCACGGAACACCTAGAAAGGTGTTCTCCCTCTTTTACAAAGCTGCTACCATCTGTGAAATactcagtgtacaggtctttgaGGGGCTGGTCCATTAAGGCTTATCAGCTGGAAAATACCTCATCCATGACTTCAATAAAATCATGATTTGGCTGACCCAGCCCAACAGGTAGTAGAGTTGCAGGGTTTAGGGTCCTCACTACTTCTAGGTGAATGAATGGGTTTTCACATAACATTCCCTTATATTTGACCAAGCAGGTGTTAGTTAGCCAGTATTGTCCCTTATACTCCAATAATGTCAATACCAAGTGTGTCACTAGGATAGTTATCTCTTGTCACATAGTGGATTTGTCAACCTTTGACACTAAGAGAGCCATGGCTGCAAGTGCCCATAGACAAGATGGCCATCCTTGGGCAATGGAGTCAAGTTGCTTGAAGAGGTATGACACTGGACAACACCATGACCCCAGCATATTGGCACTGAAATGTTGGTATGCTCGTGCATGTACAAGAAGAAGGGCTTGAAGATGTCTGGGAGTCCCAGGCCAGGCATGTTGGTGAGGGCTCACTTGATCTCTTCAAAAGCCTTTTGTTGCATTCATTCCCACAACATAGATTCCCATTCTCCCCTCTTTGTGGCCTCAAAAAGAGGTTTTGTCAAGATGGAGAAGCTGGGTATTCAGATTCTACGGAAACCTGCAGCCCTGAGAAATTCCCAAAACTGCTGTCAGGTGGATGGAAGTGGGACTGAGCAGACAGCCTGCTTTCTATCTGCAGTGAGTTGACATTGTCCTTGGGATAGGTGAAAGCCAAGGTACTTAACTTTTTCTTGACAGATATGGGCTTTTTTCTTTGAAACCTTATAGTCTGCCTCCCATAGGAAGATGAGGAGCAGACTCATCCTTTCCATATATTCTTCCTGAGTCTGCCCAGCCAGTAGTAGGTTGTCCATGTATTGAAGTTGTGTATAGCCATGTTGGCTTGCTGGGAAGGCTTTTAAATCAGAGGCTAATGCAGTGCAGAAGATAGTTGGAGGATTTTTGAATCCTTGAGGCAGTCTAGTCCATGCCAGCTGGTCCTTGTCACAATTTTCTGGATTTTCCCATTGGAAGGCAAAGATTGGTTGACTCAGAGGGGCCAGGCAGATTCAGAAGAAGGCGTCTTTGAGATCCAGGCATGTGAAGAAGGCAGCTTCATTGGGGATAAGGCTCAGAAGAGTGCAGAGTTTAGGGACGACTAGGTGCAGGGTAACGGTGGTTTGGTTTACTGCTCCCAGGTTCTGAACTCACCAGTAGGCATCTGTTTCTTGGTTTCTGAACTGGCAGAAGAGGCATGATCCAAGACAACTGGCAGAGTCAGAGGATTTCATACTTTAGAAGTCTCTCCAAGTGTTTCTGGATCCCAGTTTGTGCCTTGAGAGGAATGCAATATTGTTTATGGTGGGAAATTTTGACCTCTGGACTTAGTTCTACTATAATTTAGGGTATGTTTTAGGCCAGTCTGGGGGAGTTGTCTTCAGCCCTTACTCCAGGGAGCTTGAAGGGAAGCTCAGGTCCCTGTTGTGTCCTCCCTATAAGACTGTAGTGGTGCCATTCTTTTCCTTGGGTTACCATGGGAGTCATGATTTTTGCTCCTGGTTTCCATAGGGTAAGGGCTGCTTGGCCATGGAAGTTGAAAGTTACCTGGGTCTGCAGCTTTCCCAATAAGTCCCAACCAATCAAAGCCACGGGACAGTTGGGGAAGTATAGGAATTCCTGAATGACTTCATGGCCACCTAAATTGTATTATCAAGGCAGTAAGAAAGGACAACAGGTGCAGTCACCATTGGCTCCCACAACAGTGGCTTGTCTTTGTGAGGGGAGCCCAGTTTGGATCACCACAGAATGTTCTGCCCCATTGTCTACCATAAAGTCAGTGGGCCAGTGCCCTGCTGTCATTCGGACCATGGGTTCATGGGAGCCTAACAAAATGGATCCCAGTCTGTTCTAGTCTTTCTCATAGTTTCCCATGGCAGCCAGACCAACACAACTGTCGTCAGGGACCTTATATGGTCACTGCACTGGTTGGTACCATTCTTGAAAatcacccagcccctccccctctgtcCAGGAGTTGGGTAATAATTTTCTGACCCCTGAGGGCACTCATTCTTCCAGTGCCCTTCCTGGAGGCAGTTAGTGCATTGATTTCATCACAATCTCATCTCTGGGTGAGGCAATCCTGTTTGTTGTGTCCTTCTCTGACCTCAGCCCCTGCCCAGTGGGGCACCTCTCCAGGAGTGTCCAGATTGATCCACCACCAGAGCAGCAGGAAGCAGATCTGCCTTCTTCTTCACTTTTGGATCTGCTTCTTGTTGTGCCTCTGGATCTCCGTTGCCAAATGACTTTGATGCAAACTCCAACTTTTGGCTGGCACTCATTTCAGTGAAGTCCTCTACCTTTTATAGCTTACATTGGATATCTCCCTGGGCCTGACCAACAAAGGCTTCCTTAACCATCCATTGATTTTTTGAGGCTTCTGAGTCAAAGGGCATGTAAAGGCAGAATGCTTTGCATAGCCTCTCATAAAATTGGCTTGGCTCTCTTCAGGTCCCTAGAGCACCTCTGAGGTTTTGCTCGTGTCCATAGCCTTTTTCCTTGCATCCTTCATGTCACTTAAAAGAGCCTCTTGGTAGCACTCAAGCATTTTAAATCCCTGGGCATCAATAGGGTTCCATCAGAGATTTTTCTCAGGGAACTCATCCTGGATTTAAGCCTGTGCATTCATTATTCCTGTTGGGGCATGTTCCTCCCACCATTTTAAAGTGCCTTGAGTAATTTGGTGGCACCCTTCAGTGCTGAACAGAGTCAAGATTAGCTGGCAGCAATCAGTAAAGGTGGGCTTATGGGTCTGGATGATGGATTGTGTTAGATCAATCATTGCCTGAGGTTTCTCAGTGAATGAGGGAGTATGGTTCTTCCAGTTCAGGAGATCAGTAGTGGTAAAAGGCTGATATATGAATGTACAGTGGCACCCTTGTACCTGACCATCCTGATCATATTAGCAGGGACCCCAAGTTTCCTCAGTGGCATTTGTGAATCACCTTGGTGTCTATGAGAAAGGAGACTGCCAGAAGAGTCCTCCTGGCACCTCCTGGCCAGAGTATATGGGCTTATGACTGGCTGCTATGGAGTGGCTATGTTTAGGGGCATCTTGGGTGGTTTTGTGGGATCAGTGGCTTCTGGGGTGTGGGTGGCCTCTGGTGGGGTTTTAGTTGTGGCAGGTGCAAGGATTGCCAGCACTAGTGGGGGATACAGTGGTGCATTGGGGAACTTCCTCTGACTCCCCAGGAAGAATGTTCTTCTAGGGCTTTGGTTGGCATTTTGAAAAAACTGTCATTTGGGCCGTCATGATTTTATAATTCTCTTCTATACAGGATTTTAGCCAAGGTGGCTGAGAGAAGACTATGTCTTGCCAACAGTCGATGCAAGGGAATTGGTCAGGGGGGCCTGGTTCCTTCATGATGAATCTAAACACTTTGTGGGGGCCACCCATTTCTTCCTCCAAAAGATGAGAGTCACACACAAGGGAAAAGGAATCAGTAAACAATTGCTTCATCTGTCTCTAGCTCTCCTTACAGAGTTATTTCAGGTGCCTCTTAGCATTGGTGGGACTCTACAAACACCAACATCAGGATCTCTCTGAATATAGCCACCATAATCAGTATGAGGATTGCTACAGAATGTCAGATCGGGACTCCACACTTGCTTCAGCCCTTGGTAGAGTCAGAATTCTCCCATTGTCTGTCTCATTCACTCATATTCACACAACATCTCCAACTCACCACCCAGCACCTTAGAGTCATGGTTTCATCTGCCATGATTACTCAGGCAACTCTGGGAGGTTATCAGACTCCCCTTCTGCCTCTTAGGGGCAGACTTACCAAACTGAACCTGGATGCTTACCAGTCTCATGTGTGGCACTCCCTTGGCTGGTTCCTGGGCCTCACTGGGTTCCTTTGTGCTCCCAGGGTCCTTGTGCTCACATACCAGGAGGTCTAGTCCCCTGTGAATCAATCAGTCCACTGATGCCATGTGAGGTCACTGGTCTTGGCATTTCATGGTTTGCATCCCAGGGACAAGAGAGGTGAAGTCACTGTCTCTGAATCACAGATGAGCCCCTAAAAGGGTTGCAGGATTCTTATACAGAGAGATGAGACACAAAGCCTTTTTGCCAGGAAGCTGCATTTGTTCATGTTGGCACTGGCACAGCAGAGTcttatccaaaggctgagccctgaaTGCAATGGATCACTGTCTTATAtaccctttattttctttttacattttggtCCTTTTGTCCCCCTTATAAGATAACATACATTATGTAAATTCTAGTTGGATAGTCTATTATAAAGTTGCACATGGATACTGACTATGTCTTGCTGAGTTATACATGAACACACAGATGCTGGTTATGCCACATTGCCTTGCCTTTTTTCTGGGAAGGCACTTACCACAGTAACATAGAAAAAGCCATCGGATGAGATAAAGAAACTAAGTGCATATGGCATTGGAAAAATCATCTATTTCTGTTGAAACCAACTCAAAGCAAGATAATCTCAAATCAGGTAATAACCATACTGTAACACATTAGGGAGCACTACCTCATCTTTGGAGGCTTTGAGGTGGACTAAGTTGACCATTTGATATTGATGTTGTAGAATGACCTCcagcataataaaaaaatagtctGGAGATAATATTAAGTTTATTTCCACCACACATCTCACTAAATATCTCATATTATAAATATACCAAAGAAAGGGTGAAAGCTTTTTACAATTTCAGTAATTAAGTAAACATAACTGATGAAGTATGTTATTTGTCTGCAGGAAATATCTAAAATGTGGGGAGAGAAATGTGTGATTAAGTGTAAGAAGGTAATTGgaacagaaaatccagaaataggtatagcaacaatagcaaaataaaaatagaaaatttttgaGTCATTAATTGCATTTTGAGTTCTACATTCTCACAGTTATACAAGTTAGGGAAGAACttgtagtatttatttatttatttatttgtttgtttgtttgtttatttatttattgctttttagggacacacctgcatcatatggaggttcccaggctaggggtcaaatcagagctactgctgaaggcctatgccacagctacagcaacctcagatccaagccatgtctgtgacatacaccacagctcatagcaacaacactggatctttaacccactgagaaagcccagggatcaaacccacaacctcatggttcctagttggattcatttctgttgtgccacaacaggaactccagaacatgtAGGTTCCTAATTGCATATGTTTCCTCAAGAGCAGCATgttaaataaaactatatttattgaaaaagttAGACTGATCAGTCTCGTGATTCCAACTGCCTCTGAAGATACTGAGTCTCATCCTTTGAGATAGAGCCAACTCCTTTTTTGGTCTTCATAACtcaactgatttcttttttttcaagttacACATTTTTCATACTCATTCTAAAATTGTGATATAAGTAaattctaacttttaaaaataatgtaaaaagtaGAAACCAAGTGTttttaataacattatttttagatattcACTAAGCCTCTtcacatttcctcattttaacCTGCCATAACCAAAGTTTACTTC is a window encoding:
- the LOC110262008 gene encoding olfactory receptor 10AG1-like — encoded protein: MQSRNVNPQRENNLKITETNLTIMIEFVLLGFADIPQFHWFLFGVFLVIYLIILLGNGIIILITKVDATLQTPMYFFLSIFSFLEICYVSVTLPRMLMDIWTQKGKISVFTCATQMCFFLMLAGTECFLLAVMAYDRYVAICNPLHYPLVMNPKVCVQLVVASWISGAPVQIGNTYQIFSLPFCGSNQINHFFCDIPPLLKLACGDIFYNEMMVYILAVLFLTLPFMLILGFYTRIISNILKLPSKTGQTKAFSTCSSHIIVVLLFYGSAAVTYLKPKSNQYEGIDKLLSLFYTILTPMFNPMVYSLRNKDVRKAIRKFLHKLSAL